The following are encoded in a window of Megalobrama amblycephala isolate DHTTF-2021 linkage group LG19, ASM1881202v1, whole genome shotgun sequence genomic DNA:
- the bbs10 gene encoding Bardet-Biedl syndrome 10 protein isoform X1, giving the protein MPEECVSLQASVSVLGALERVVRRCVGPDGGSVLFTRDTGETLISRHGQRILCTLHLEHPMARMVLDCMCAHAKATGDGTKSFILLLAALLRGIQNSAHMNRKGSWTGSGLQNLTNRLLAVSRKELDDAIIHKITPYASLYCSRHSYKLKGGILDLLIGGYISGRVAIGQADILKRVLCEFYHKVSQDQDTIETISFIHSHFSLLHTPVTGLPVGSSEVVEGLVVTRDWSVWTERQGPLKALILYESFGPSFVAAGDNISICVQQDWLHRKESIMQQKLESLLDLQVHVVLSSVKQPESVVQWARLNHIALLQFVDSAQLDFLFNISAAETLSHPPLQHLLMLKYCRRVQLGGHRYACLGTFLRIHTLVLCAPAPGLLDQIVCVSQGVFAMLQYLSRKHESFKKQFQSSIQVADQSQSPSLDQSQSMLSTQDLWGGIMRAGGVLPVGGMFEFLLHHFLLNERNCGDPECCRLLAEALLCVPRTLYSHNQRCFLNIQTCFLSHLKQLDRAKLQGSELPELKIGLGFSESSELAPCLESVSGKHQLVVSVLQCLHRLLCVGAILHTRSPLRTGPQTHSEDDEEEEEGMQENPEPLQEQMRKPY; this is encoded by the exons ATGCCCGAGGAGTGTGTGTCTCTGCAGGCGTCTGTCAGTGTGCTGGGCGCGCTGGAGCGTGTCGTCCGCCGCTGTGTTGGTCCGGACGGGGGCAGTGTGCTGTTCACTCGAGACACTGGAGAAACACTCATCTCCAGACATGGACAGCGCATTCTCTGCACACTACACCTGGAGCACCCGATGGCCAG GATGGTGTTGGACTGCATGTGTGCACATGCTAAAGCTACTGGAGACGGCACAAAATCATTCATTCTCCTGCTGGCTGCACTTTTACGAGGAATTCAGAACTCAGCTCACATGAACCGCAAAGGATCTTGGACCGGCTCTGGGCTGCAAAATCTTACTAATCGCCTTCTCGCTGTCAGCCGGAAGGAGTTGGATGATGCCATAATACACAAAATTACCCCATATGCCTCATTGTACTGTAGTCGCCATAGTTACAAACTGAAGGGTGGCATCCTTGATTTGTTGATCGGTGGGTATATTTCTGGAAGAGTGGCGATTGGCCAGGCTGATATACTGAAACGAGTCCTGTGTGAGTTCTACCACAAAGTCAGTCAAGATCAAGACACCATAGAAACAATCTCATTCATACATTCGCACTTCTCTTTACTGCATACGCCAGTGACAGGACTTCCTGTTGGCTCCTCAGAGGTGGTTGAAGGCCTGGTTGTGACTCGTGATTGGTCGGTGTGGACTGAACGGCAAGGTCCATTAAAAGCTCTTATTTTATATGAGAGTTTTGGGCCTTCTTTTGTTGCCGCAGGTGACAACATATCCATATGCGTTCAACAAGACTGGCTGCACCGTAAAGAGAGCATCATGCAGCAAAAGTTAGAGAGTTTATTGGACTTACAGGTGCATGTGGTGCTGTCATCCGTGAAGCAGCCGGAAAGTGTGGTGCAATGGGCTCGACTGAACCACATCGCTCTACTTCAGTTTGTCGACTCGGCCCAGCTGGACTTCCTTTTCAACATCAGTGCTGCAGAAACACTCTCTCATCCACCTCTTCAACACCTCTTGATGCTAAAGTACTGTAGACGTGTGCAACTCGGTGGGCATCGCTATGCCTGTCTGGGAACATTTTTGCGCATTCACACGCTTGTTCTTTGTGCACCAGCACCAGGATTGCTTGATcagattgtgtgtgtgagcCAAGGTGTGTTTGCAATGCTGCAGTATCTGTCTCGGAAACATGAAAGCTTTAAAAAACAGTTTCAAAGCTCCATTCAGGTTGCCGACCAATCTCAGAGTCCTTCTTTGGACCAATCACAAAGCATGCTATCAACTCAAGACCTGTGGGGTGGAATTATGCGTGCAGGTGGAGTGCTTCCCGTTGGTGGCATGTTTGAGTTCTTACTACACCATTTCCTGCTGAACGAACGTAACTGTGGTGATCCAGAGTGCTGCAGGCTGCTGGCAGaggctttgttgtgtgtgcccAGAACTTTATACTCTCACAATCAGAGATGCTTCTTGAATATCCAGACATGTTTCTTGAGTCATCTTAAGCAATTGGACAGGGCCAAATTGCAAGGGTCAGAACTGCCTGAACTAAAGATTGGGCTCGGGTTTAGTGAGAGTTCTGAATTGGCACCGTGTCTAGAGTCGGTCAGTGGTAAACATCAGCTGGTTGTTTCTGTGCTGCAGTGTTTGCACAGACTCTTATGTGTAGGGGCTATTTTACACACCCGCTCTCCATTACGTACCGGCCCACAAACACACTCTGAGGAtgatgaggaagaggaggaaggaATGCAAGAGAACCCAGAGCCACTCCAAGAACAGATGCGTAAGCCGTACTGA
- the bbs10 gene encoding Bardet-Biedl syndrome 10 protein isoform X2 translates to MARMVLDCMCAHAKATGDGTKSFILLLAALLRGIQNSAHMNRKGSWTGSGLQNLTNRLLAVSRKELDDAIIHKITPYASLYCSRHSYKLKGGILDLLIGGYISGRVAIGQADILKRVLCEFYHKVSQDQDTIETISFIHSHFSLLHTPVTGLPVGSSEVVEGLVVTRDWSVWTERQGPLKALILYESFGPSFVAAGDNISICVQQDWLHRKESIMQQKLESLLDLQVHVVLSSVKQPESVVQWARLNHIALLQFVDSAQLDFLFNISAAETLSHPPLQHLLMLKYCRRVQLGGHRYACLGTFLRIHTLVLCAPAPGLLDQIVCVSQGVFAMLQYLSRKHESFKKQFQSSIQVADQSQSPSLDQSQSMLSTQDLWGGIMRAGGVLPVGGMFEFLLHHFLLNERNCGDPECCRLLAEALLCVPRTLYSHNQRCFLNIQTCFLSHLKQLDRAKLQGSELPELKIGLGFSESSELAPCLESVSGKHQLVVSVLQCLHRLLCVGAILHTRSPLRTGPQTHSEDDEEEEEGMQENPEPLQEQMRKPY, encoded by the exons ATGGCCAG GATGGTGTTGGACTGCATGTGTGCACATGCTAAAGCTACTGGAGACGGCACAAAATCATTCATTCTCCTGCTGGCTGCACTTTTACGAGGAATTCAGAACTCAGCTCACATGAACCGCAAAGGATCTTGGACCGGCTCTGGGCTGCAAAATCTTACTAATCGCCTTCTCGCTGTCAGCCGGAAGGAGTTGGATGATGCCATAATACACAAAATTACCCCATATGCCTCATTGTACTGTAGTCGCCATAGTTACAAACTGAAGGGTGGCATCCTTGATTTGTTGATCGGTGGGTATATTTCTGGAAGAGTGGCGATTGGCCAGGCTGATATACTGAAACGAGTCCTGTGTGAGTTCTACCACAAAGTCAGTCAAGATCAAGACACCATAGAAACAATCTCATTCATACATTCGCACTTCTCTTTACTGCATACGCCAGTGACAGGACTTCCTGTTGGCTCCTCAGAGGTGGTTGAAGGCCTGGTTGTGACTCGTGATTGGTCGGTGTGGACTGAACGGCAAGGTCCATTAAAAGCTCTTATTTTATATGAGAGTTTTGGGCCTTCTTTTGTTGCCGCAGGTGACAACATATCCATATGCGTTCAACAAGACTGGCTGCACCGTAAAGAGAGCATCATGCAGCAAAAGTTAGAGAGTTTATTGGACTTACAGGTGCATGTGGTGCTGTCATCCGTGAAGCAGCCGGAAAGTGTGGTGCAATGGGCTCGACTGAACCACATCGCTCTACTTCAGTTTGTCGACTCGGCCCAGCTGGACTTCCTTTTCAACATCAGTGCTGCAGAAACACTCTCTCATCCACCTCTTCAACACCTCTTGATGCTAAAGTACTGTAGACGTGTGCAACTCGGTGGGCATCGCTATGCCTGTCTGGGAACATTTTTGCGCATTCACACGCTTGTTCTTTGTGCACCAGCACCAGGATTGCTTGATcagattgtgtgtgtgagcCAAGGTGTGTTTGCAATGCTGCAGTATCTGTCTCGGAAACATGAAAGCTTTAAAAAACAGTTTCAAAGCTCCATTCAGGTTGCCGACCAATCTCAGAGTCCTTCTTTGGACCAATCACAAAGCATGCTATCAACTCAAGACCTGTGGGGTGGAATTATGCGTGCAGGTGGAGTGCTTCCCGTTGGTGGCATGTTTGAGTTCTTACTACACCATTTCCTGCTGAACGAACGTAACTGTGGTGATCCAGAGTGCTGCAGGCTGCTGGCAGaggctttgttgtgtgtgcccAGAACTTTATACTCTCACAATCAGAGATGCTTCTTGAATATCCAGACATGTTTCTTGAGTCATCTTAAGCAATTGGACAGGGCCAAATTGCAAGGGTCAGAACTGCCTGAACTAAAGATTGGGCTCGGGTTTAGTGAGAGTTCTGAATTGGCACCGTGTCTAGAGTCGGTCAGTGGTAAACATCAGCTGGTTGTTTCTGTGCTGCAGTGTTTGCACAGACTCTTATGTGTAGGGGCTATTTTACACACCCGCTCTCCATTACGTACCGGCCCACAAACACACTCTGAGGAtgatgaggaagaggaggaaggaATGCAAGAGAACCCAGAGCCACTCCAAGAACAGATGCGTAAGCCGTACTGA